From Pseudarthrobacter equi, a single genomic window includes:
- a CDS encoding CotH kinase family protein, translating to MRRFPGAILSSSALAVALALTGCGVGAGAESSGTQATSAASASAGVDAGNGTTDTTTPDSTLFTEGASHTVSVTWNEDDYAAMIAAYEADGSKDWIAADITIDGTTVSNVGVRLKGNSTLRSLSGNGAGGGGMGGNAASSRISSDVPESLPLLIRFDKYVDGQTYQGLGEVSLRPGSPVLNEALALALTGASGQATQRYAYTTYSVNGSPTQTRLLVENPDEDYADSLFDTPGVLYKADADSSFTYQGDDLATYEDQFKQLNNGDSETVQPIVDFLKWLSEATDEEFDAGLAERVDVESFARYTATMNLLVNGDDMAGPGQNYYLWYSLDTKKISVISWDLNLAMTGDATASPEAQLSIGGGGGGGAGNQGAGGGMQPPGTDDGGWAPFAGAAADADGTAGAAGGTGPGAGAAAGAAAGGGGRGGNELKERFLTSEAFQSVYDAAYADLYAQLYASGTAASLLDSIAAVVPLSDGLTAEELAGETQTLRTFIQQRTDALKDQV from the coding sequence ATGCGACGTTTCCCCGGTGCCATCCTTTCCTCCTCCGCCCTGGCGGTAGCCCTTGCCCTGACCGGGTGCGGTGTTGGGGCCGGCGCGGAGTCTTCCGGCACGCAGGCCACGTCCGCAGCGTCAGCCAGCGCGGGAGTGGATGCCGGCAACGGCACCACGGACACCACGACGCCGGACTCCACCCTTTTCACGGAGGGCGCCTCCCACACCGTCAGCGTCACGTGGAACGAGGACGACTACGCCGCGATGATCGCTGCCTATGAGGCCGACGGGTCGAAAGACTGGATCGCCGCGGACATCACCATCGACGGCACCACCGTGTCCAACGTGGGCGTGCGGCTCAAGGGCAACTCCACGCTTCGGAGCCTGAGCGGCAACGGCGCGGGTGGCGGCGGGATGGGCGGGAACGCGGCGTCGTCCAGGATCTCCTCCGACGTTCCAGAGTCCTTGCCCCTGCTGATCCGTTTCGACAAGTACGTGGACGGCCAGACCTACCAGGGGCTGGGCGAGGTGTCGTTGCGCCCCGGCTCCCCCGTCCTGAATGAGGCGCTGGCCCTTGCCCTCACGGGGGCCAGCGGTCAGGCCACGCAGAGGTACGCCTACACCACCTACTCGGTGAACGGCAGCCCCACCCAGACCCGGCTGCTGGTGGAAAACCCCGATGAGGACTACGCCGACTCCCTGTTCGATACCCCGGGAGTCCTCTACAAAGCCGATGCCGACTCCAGCTTCACCTACCAAGGCGACGACCTGGCCACCTACGAGGACCAGTTCAAGCAGCTCAACAACGGGGACAGCGAGACAGTCCAGCCCATCGTCGACTTCCTCAAGTGGCTGTCCGAAGCCACCGACGAGGAATTCGACGCCGGCCTGGCGGAGCGCGTGGATGTGGAGTCCTTCGCCCGCTACACCGCTACGATGAACCTGCTGGTCAACGGCGACGACATGGCCGGGCCCGGCCAGAACTACTACCTCTGGTACAGCCTGGACACCAAGAAGATCTCCGTCATTTCCTGGGACCTCAACCTCGCCATGACCGGCGACGCCACGGCATCGCCCGAGGCGCAGCTGTCCATCGGCGGTGGCGGCGGTGGCGGCGCAGGGAATCAGGGTGCGGGAGGCGGCATGCAGCCTCCCGGAACGGACGACGGCGGGTGGGCACCTTTTGCGGGAGCCGCAGCGGACGCTGACGGCACGGCAGGAGCAGCGGGCGGAACGGGTCCAGGAGCCGGAGCGGCCGCGGGGGCTGCAGCCGGTGGAGGAGGCCGGGGCGGCAACGAACTGAAGGAAAGGTTCCTGACTTCGGAGGCCTTCCAGTCAGTGTATGACGCCGCCTACGCGGATCTTTACGCGCAGCTGTACGCCAGCGGAACCGCGGCCAGCCTCCTCGACTCAATTGCCGCCGTCGTACCCCTCAGCGACGGGCTCACCGCCGAGGAACTGGCTGGTGAAACGCAGACCCTGCGCACTTTCATCCAGCAACGCACTGACGCGCTTAAGGACCAGGTTTAG
- the gcl gene encoding glyoxylate carboligase — MSKMRTVDAAVAILEKEGAIEAFGLPGAAINPFYSAMRAHGGIRHTLARHVEGASHMADGFSRAKDGNIGICIGTSGPAGTDMITGLYAAWADSIPMLCITGQAPVAKLHKEDFQAVDIESIAKPVTKMAMTILEPGQVPGAFQKAFQLMRSGRPGPVLLDLPIDVQMAEIEFDIDTYEPLPVEKPKASRKQLEKALDMLLAAKHPLIVAGGGIINAGASAQLVELAETLNVPVIPTLMGWGTIPDDHQLMAGMVGLQTSHRYGNENYLQSDFVIGIGNRWANRHTGGLETYTAGRKFVHIDIEPTQIGRVFSPDLGIASDAGAALAGLVELAKERAAAGSLPDYSAWVAECQDRKASLHRKTHFENIPIKPQRVYEEMNKSFGRDTTYVSTIGLSQIAGAQMLHVFGPRKWINAGQAGPLGWTAPAALGVARSNPDQTVVALSGDYDFQFMIEELAVGAQFNLPYIHVVVNNSYLGLIRQSQRGFKMEQNVSLAFENINSSHLSEETRGYGVDHLKVAEGLGCKAVRVEDPNDLGAAFDKAKALMGEFQVPVVVEVILEKVTNISMGVEINAVNEFEELAESAADAPTAILALQA, encoded by the coding sequence ATGAGCAAGATGCGTACCGTTGATGCAGCGGTGGCCATCCTGGAAAAGGAAGGCGCCATCGAGGCGTTCGGCCTGCCAGGCGCTGCCATCAACCCCTTCTACTCCGCAATGCGCGCCCACGGCGGCATCCGCCACACGCTGGCCCGCCACGTTGAAGGCGCCAGCCACATGGCCGACGGCTTCAGCCGCGCCAAGGACGGCAACATCGGCATTTGCATCGGCACCTCGGGCCCCGCCGGCACCGACATGATCACCGGCCTGTACGCCGCCTGGGCAGATTCCATCCCCATGCTCTGCATCACCGGCCAGGCACCGGTGGCCAAGCTGCACAAGGAAGACTTCCAGGCTGTGGACATCGAGTCCATCGCCAAACCCGTCACCAAGATGGCCATGACCATCCTGGAACCCGGCCAGGTGCCCGGCGCCTTCCAGAAGGCCTTCCAGCTGATGCGCTCCGGCCGCCCCGGCCCCGTCCTGCTGGACCTGCCCATCGACGTGCAGATGGCCGAGATCGAGTTCGACATCGACACCTACGAGCCCCTGCCCGTCGAAAAGCCCAAGGCCTCCCGCAAGCAGCTGGAAAAGGCCCTGGACATGCTGCTCGCCGCCAAGCACCCGCTGATCGTGGCCGGCGGCGGCATCATCAACGCCGGCGCCTCCGCGCAGCTGGTGGAGCTGGCCGAGACCCTCAACGTTCCCGTCATCCCCACCCTGATGGGCTGGGGCACCATCCCGGACGACCACCAGCTGATGGCCGGCATGGTGGGCCTGCAGACCAGCCACCGCTATGGCAACGAGAACTACCTGCAGAGCGACTTCGTGATCGGCATCGGCAACCGCTGGGCCAACCGCCACACCGGCGGCCTGGAGACCTACACGGCCGGCCGCAAGTTCGTGCACATCGACATCGAGCCCACGCAGATCGGCCGCGTGTTCTCGCCGGACCTGGGCATCGCGTCCGACGCCGGCGCGGCGCTGGCAGGGCTCGTTGAGCTCGCCAAGGAACGGGCTGCTGCCGGTTCCCTGCCGGACTACAGCGCCTGGGTTGCCGAATGCCAGGACCGCAAGGCCTCGCTGCACCGAAAGACCCACTTCGAGAACATCCCCATCAAGCCGCAGCGCGTGTACGAGGAGATGAACAAGTCCTTCGGGCGCGACACCACCTACGTGTCCACCATCGGCCTGTCCCAGATCGCCGGCGCGCAGATGCTGCACGTCTTCGGCCCGCGCAAGTGGATCAACGCCGGCCAGGCAGGCCCCCTGGGCTGGACCGCCCCGGCAGCCCTCGGCGTCGCCCGCTCCAACCCGGACCAGACCGTGGTGGCGCTCTCCGGCGACTACGACTTCCAGTTCATGATCGAGGAACTGGCCGTGGGTGCGCAGTTCAACCTGCCGTACATCCACGTGGTGGTGAACAACTCCTACCTGGGCCTGATCCGCCAGTCCCAGCGCGGCTTCAAGATGGAGCAGAACGTCTCCCTGGCGTTCGAGAACATCAACAGCTCGCACCTGTCCGAAGAGACCCGCGGCTACGGCGTGGACCACCTGAAGGTGGCCGAGGGCCTGGGCTGCAAGGCCGTCCGCGTGGAGGACCCCAACGACCTGGGCGCCGCGTTCGACAAGGCCAAGGCCCTGATGGGCGAGTTCCAGGTTCCCGTGGTGGTGGAAGTGATCCTGGAAAAGGTCACCAACATCTCCATGGGTGTGGAAATCAACGCCGTCAACGAGTTCGAGGAACTGGCCGAGTCCGCCGCTGACGCCCCCACCGCCATCCTGGCACTGCAGGCGTAA
- the bcp gene encoding thioredoxin-dependent thiol peroxidase, producing MTTAPNNTAPFTARLQPGSPAPTFTLPDAAGNPVSLESFQGRNVIVYFYPKAATPGCTTEACDFRDNLASLQGHGYEVLGISPDAPEALAGFTADHALTFPLLSDQDHAVARAYGAWGEKLVNGEILEGVLRSTVVVGPDGRTVLAQYQVEAQGHVAALREELGL from the coding sequence ATGACCACCGCGCCCAACAACACCGCGCCCTTTACTGCCCGGCTCCAGCCCGGCAGCCCCGCACCGACCTTCACGCTTCCGGACGCCGCAGGGAACCCCGTATCGCTCGAGTCTTTCCAGGGCCGGAACGTGATCGTGTATTTCTATCCGAAGGCCGCCACCCCCGGCTGCACCACCGAAGCGTGCGACTTCCGCGACAACCTGGCCTCGCTGCAGGGCCACGGCTACGAGGTCCTCGGCATCTCCCCCGACGCCCCGGAAGCCCTGGCCGGCTTCACCGCAGACCACGCCCTGACGTTCCCGCTGCTTTCGGACCAGGACCACGCCGTGGCCCGGGCGTACGGAGCCTGGGGCGAGAAGCTGGTCAACGGCGAGATCCTCGAAGGCGTCCTGCGCTCCACTGTGGTGGTCGGGCCGGACGGCCGTACCGTCCTCGCGCAGTACCAGGTGGAGGCCCAGGGCCACGTCGCGGCGCTGCGGGAAGAACTCGGCCTCTAG
- the allB gene encoding allantoinase AllB, translated as MSEERFDLVIRGQRILTTAGIAPREVGVRGGKIVAIEPLGNGLAGTEIIELADDETLLPGLVDTHVHVNEPGRTEWEGFASATRAAAAGGVTTIIDMPLNSVPPTTTVANLKLKREVAEDQAFIDVGFWGGAIPGNKADLRPLHDDGVFGFKCFLLHSGVDEFPHLDADEMEEDMAELKSFDSLMIVHAEDSHAIDRAPHPGGDHYETFLASRPRGAENKAIAEVIERARWTGARAHILHLSSSDALPMIASAKRDGVKLTVETCPHYLTLMAEEIPDGATAYKCCPPIREASNRELLWQGLQDGTIDCIVSDHSPSTLDLKDLENGDFAVAWGGVSSLQLGLSLIWSEARHRGIPLEQVVSWMAEKPANLARLTNKGQLALGYDADFAVFAPDEAFVVDVSKLKHKNPITPYDGKTLAGVVRKTFLRGAVVDGQTPTGKLIRRGGV; from the coding sequence GTGTCTGAAGAACGTTTTGACCTGGTCATCCGGGGCCAGCGCATCCTCACCACCGCCGGCATCGCCCCGCGCGAAGTGGGCGTCCGCGGCGGCAAGATCGTCGCCATCGAGCCGCTGGGCAACGGCCTGGCCGGCACCGAGATCATCGAACTGGCTGACGACGAAACCCTGCTCCCGGGACTGGTGGACACCCACGTCCACGTCAACGAGCCCGGCCGCACCGAGTGGGAAGGCTTCGCCTCCGCCACCCGCGCCGCAGCAGCAGGCGGCGTCACCACCATCATCGACATGCCGCTGAACTCCGTCCCGCCCACCACCACCGTGGCCAACCTCAAGCTCAAGCGCGAGGTGGCCGAGGACCAGGCGTTTATCGACGTCGGGTTCTGGGGCGGCGCGATCCCCGGCAACAAGGCGGACCTGCGCCCGCTGCACGACGACGGCGTGTTCGGCTTCAAGTGCTTCCTCCTCCACTCCGGCGTGGACGAGTTCCCGCACCTGGACGCGGACGAGATGGAAGAGGACATGGCCGAGCTGAAGTCCTTCGACTCGCTCATGATCGTCCACGCCGAGGACTCGCACGCCATCGACCGGGCACCGCACCCCGGCGGCGACCACTACGAAACCTTCCTGGCCTCCCGCCCCCGCGGCGCCGAGAACAAGGCCATCGCCGAGGTCATCGAACGGGCCCGCTGGACCGGTGCCCGCGCGCACATCCTGCACCTCTCGTCGTCGGACGCGCTGCCCATGATCGCCTCGGCAAAGCGCGACGGCGTCAAGCTCACCGTGGAGACGTGCCCGCACTACCTGACCCTCATGGCCGAGGAAATCCCTGACGGCGCCACCGCGTACAAGTGCTGCCCGCCCATCCGCGAGGCCTCCAACCGGGAGCTGCTGTGGCAGGGCCTTCAGGACGGCACCATCGACTGCATCGTCTCGGACCACTCCCCCTCCACACTGGACCTCAAGGACCTGGAAAACGGCGACTTTGCCGTGGCCTGGGGCGGAGTCTCGTCGCTGCAGCTGGGCCTCTCCCTGATCTGGAGCGAAGCCCGGCACCGCGGCATCCCGCTGGAGCAGGTGGTGTCCTGGATGGCGGAGAAGCCCGCCAACCTGGCCCGCCTCACCAACAAGGGGCAGCTGGCCCTGGGCTACGACGCCGACTTCGCGGTCTTCGCCCCGGATGAGGCCTTCGTGGTTGACGTGTCCAAACTCAAGCACAAGAACCCCATCACGCCTTACGACGGCAAGACCCTGGCAGGCGTGGTCCGCAAGACTTTCCTGCGCGGCGCCGTGGTGGACGGCCAGACCCCCACGGGCAAGCTGATCCGCCGCGGCGGCGTCTAG
- a CDS encoding glycerate kinase translates to MRIVIAPDKFKGSLSAPEVCRFLEKGLQRGAGGNLDVLRIPVADGGEGTLDAAVGSGFTRRTATVAGPTGQPVETEFAVRGHDAVIEMATASGLALVPRVQDGGRPASADATTATSLGTGQLIRAALDAGCRRIVLGVGGSANTDGGAGLLQGLGARFLDSRNNELPPGGAALANLHSIDFTHFEPRLVDTRFVLASDVDNPLLGAQGAAAVFGPQKGATPQDVGMLDAALARFVEVLAREIGFRAVKAAEAPGAGAAGGVGYAAIAALAATRRPGIDVVLEFTELADRLAGADLVITGEGSLDEQSLLGKTPMGVARAAAARGIPVIAVCGRTTLEHSQAAAAGFEDVYALTELETDVNRCISEAGELLEQLGTQISKRLAAGRPANAASTKEDLRV, encoded by the coding sequence ATGCGGATCGTGATTGCCCCGGACAAGTTCAAGGGATCCCTGTCCGCCCCGGAGGTGTGCAGGTTCCTGGAAAAGGGCCTGCAGCGCGGAGCAGGCGGGAACCTGGATGTCCTCCGGATTCCGGTGGCCGACGGCGGCGAGGGCACCCTCGACGCCGCCGTCGGCTCCGGCTTCACCCGGCGCACGGCCACGGTGGCCGGGCCCACCGGGCAGCCGGTGGAAACCGAGTTCGCCGTCCGGGGCCACGACGCCGTCATCGAAATGGCCACAGCATCCGGGCTGGCGCTGGTCCCCCGCGTACAGGACGGCGGCCGGCCCGCCTCGGCGGATGCCACCACGGCCACCAGCCTGGGCACCGGGCAGCTCATCCGTGCCGCGCTGGACGCGGGTTGCCGCCGCATCGTGCTGGGCGTTGGGGGCAGCGCGAATACCGACGGCGGTGCTGGGCTCCTGCAGGGCCTCGGCGCCAGGTTCCTGGACAGCCGCAACAACGAACTCCCCCCCGGGGGTGCGGCGCTGGCCAACCTGCACAGCATCGACTTCACCCACTTTGAACCCCGCCTGGTGGACACCCGCTTCGTGCTGGCATCCGACGTCGACAACCCCCTGCTGGGCGCCCAGGGCGCCGCGGCGGTTTTCGGCCCGCAAAAGGGTGCCACACCACAAGACGTCGGCATGCTCGACGCCGCCCTGGCCAGGTTTGTCGAAGTCCTGGCCAGGGAAATCGGATTCCGCGCCGTCAAGGCCGCCGAGGCTCCCGGAGCCGGAGCAGCCGGCGGCGTGGGCTACGCCGCCATCGCAGCCCTGGCCGCAACGCGGCGGCCGGGAATCGACGTCGTCCTCGAATTCACGGAACTGGCGGACCGGTTGGCCGGTGCCGACCTGGTGATCACCGGCGAAGGCAGCCTGGACGAACAGAGCCTGCTCGGCAAGACCCCCATGGGCGTTGCCAGGGCCGCAGCAGCACGGGGCATCCCCGTCATCGCGGTGTGCGGGCGGACCACCCTGGAGCACAGCCAGGCCGCCGCCGCGGGATTCGAAGACGTCTACGCTTTGACCGAACTCGAAACCGATGTAAACAGGTGCATATCAGAGGCTGGCGAGCTTCTGGAGCAGCTGGGCACCCAGATCAGCAAGCGGCTGGCGGCCGGACGGCCCGCCAACGCTGCAAGTACAAAGGAGGACCTCCGTGTCTGA
- a CDS encoding winged helix-turn-helix domain-containing protein encodes MTQPPRSGQPPRAVQPKAVARGLAVWVVPEEGTSPEILARAAELVLARALQTAPEAEVHWPAAGAPMSGASAGEGATDHSSRTPSTAEDPGASARDSSGDPTGDPTGHPTDKAGGNAAGTAAAAAAVEAGTAGSAVDDAAYLPPSAGPVSTVAVDLAADTVLLDGVPVSLTGVEYKVLRFLVTHLSRTVSREELQEFLEFLNYPGATARSIDVYVGRIRRKLGNARHAVATVRGGGYQFIPGPHATVRGPAEYSI; translated from the coding sequence ATGACACAGCCCCCTCGTTCAGGCCAGCCCCCGCGGGCGGTCCAGCCCAAAGCTGTGGCCCGCGGCCTGGCCGTCTGGGTGGTGCCGGAAGAAGGAACCAGCCCCGAAATCCTGGCCCGGGCCGCCGAACTGGTGCTCGCCCGTGCCCTGCAGACTGCTCCGGAGGCGGAAGTCCACTGGCCTGCCGCCGGAGCCCCCATGTCCGGGGCCTCCGCCGGGGAGGGAGCCACAGACCACTCCTCCCGCACTCCCTCCACGGCGGAGGACCCCGGCGCTTCAGCCCGTGATTCATCGGGTGATCCAACCGGTGATCCAACCGGCCATCCAACGGATAAGGCCGGCGGCAACGCTGCCGGGACTGCTGCGGCGGCTGCTGCGGTGGAAGCCGGGACGGCAGGCAGCGCAGTCGACGACGCTGCCTACCTGCCGCCGTCGGCCGGGCCCGTCAGCACCGTGGCCGTGGACCTCGCCGCCGATACCGTCCTCCTGGATGGCGTGCCGGTCTCCCTGACCGGCGTCGAATATAAGGTTCTGCGGTTCCTGGTCACCCACCTGTCCCGCACCGTCAGCCGGGAGGAGCTTCAGGAATTCCTGGAGTTCCTGAATTACCCCGGCGCCACCGCCCGGTCCATCGACGTCTACGTGGGCCGGATCCGGCGGAAGCTTGGCAACGCCCGCCACGCCGTGGCAACCGTCCGAGGCGGCGGTTACCAGTTCATCCCCGGCCCGCACGCCACCGTGCGCGGGCCCGCCGAATACTCCATCTGA